ATCTCATCTATCACAAGCTTCAAAGCATCTTCTTCCATAAGGGCAATGCTCGCATTTTGCAAGAGTGATTCAATTTCCAGTTCCAATTTGTTGACAAGTAGCCGTATATTATCCATATCCTTGATTACAATGAAAGTTCTAACATGCATTGAGCTTGCCAATTCCTTCTGGCCCTTCACTTCTTTCATATAACTATTCCAAAGTGAGTTACACCATTTTCCCACTGAGCCAATAGGAACAGCCAGTGCACCTGCCAAAGCTGTTACAAGAGGTGGTGCAGCAATGGCGGCTGCCACCACTGAGAAAATCAACACAGAGACAAAAGCAGCAACAAACAACACATTTGATACCCGCCTCCATGCTTTCATGTTCTTCAATTTTttatcaagcttcttcttttgaaGTGTCAATTTCTCTAACAAGGATTGCTGCTGCCTATACACCGACTGAAAGAGTACAAAGAAATCCTCAGTAAAAGGATCACCAACTGCCTTGAACTTACCTAATTCCTCTAATGTCTTCACATACTTCTTGTCCGCAACCCCATCTTGAAATGCTACCTCTTCCTCGAACTGCCTAAGAGCAACTTGTATGATCAATTGGCTATTCCGAGCTCGCTTAAGACAATTTTCAAGGGCAGTACAAAAATCCAAAGTTCTGGCACTATTGTCAAAGTACTCCTCAACCAAAGCAAACAAATCTTTATTTTTCCATATATCTTCCTTGCTTTGCAGTATAACTTCGACCACATCTTGATTTATGTCAAGAAGGCTATTGGTGACCTCTTTGAGAGAGTCAAAAGATAGTGATCTAAAGCCAGCACCAGTGGCAAGGGTGTTTATGATACGGTTAGTCCTTTCATGGAGGGTAGCATCAAAGGATTGCAGGTCTGGATCAAGCTTACAAGCATCCTCATATGATCTCAAGTCTGCTGTGTACTGAGAATTGCTATTCATTTGGAGTGGTGGTGGAGGTTCAACGCCTTTTTTCTTGCTAGATTGTCCCCCCATCATATCCAAATCAAACTCGAAAAGAATCGCATAAaggctgaaaaaaaaaattgtagctATATTGTTAATATTAAGAAAGAACTAGTAAATTTAGATTGTTGAGAGCGTCTATATTTAGCTGAAATGACAAAGCTGAGATCTTTTTTCGCTTCAAATGCGAGCGAAATGCAGAAAAATCTAATTTGAGCAAAAATCCAGAAATTAAGTTGAATCAAACGATACGATTCAATAAACTTTCAAAATTTAACAAAATTGAGGAAAAATAACTTGTGGGATgcaaaaaaagaaaatcaaaatattaaattttccaATATTTTCAGAACCCAGAAGTAATGCCTCGCTCAGTAGCAAAAATCAGATGAAAAAGCCCAAAAATTGAAAAGTAAAACTAGCTGTTTAGATATAAATTAGTTTACAGTTTAAACCTTGTATCAGATGACCTTCGAGCACCTGAAATTGAGCTCAAATCCAACTTAAACTTCAACGATCGAGCAGAAAGACAGAGATCTCGCGAACCCAAACGCTATTTTTACAGATTTAGAAACAAGTCTATAAAATTAAGAAAGCGACAAGAGGAAGAAGGGATGGAGGCAGTTGAAGCTTGTAAGAacaggaaagaaagagaaaaggaaagaaaattgagagaaaatgtGGTCagataaatgaataaaaaaatgagGAACTAGGCAAAGGGGCTTATACTAGTATGTGCTTGTAAGGTCAACTACGCGTGTAGTTGATTTTTGCTCTTGGCCTCCTTATGTTTGATGCAGACAGAGACGAAGATGGCGAAAAGCCAAAAGTAGAGGGATGAAGTGAAGCATCGAAGAGGCTTCTTCATCTAATGGCTAACGTCTAATCCACCCCTCCTAATACACTACTATACGTTGACTGTACTTAGGATACGCGCACGTTtggtgtatttttttttttttttttactccatTGTCCACTTTTACAAAATTATATCAATtaggaaatgaaaattttgagagtaTTATGTTTGTTGGTGTTAGATTTTGTTAATTTCTTACTTTGTTAATTGATAAGATTGTCTAATTTTGGAGGGTATTTATAGAATAGGAATTGTACTTCATTGAAATGATGTTGGTATAATGAATATTGTCTATATGAGGAAATGACTTTGTATAAAAATAATTGGTCAATCTTTAAACTTTTTGCatgaattttatattttctttctcgATCTTCAAACTTGtagaaaaatacaaaataatttggGTGAATTAAGGGTGGATTCTATCCGTAGAATCTCCTAATTTTCCAATCAAATGTTTCATCATTACTCAATACTAGTTACCCTcaaaaagatgaaaaaaaaaaaaaattttcaatgctTAGCTATTTCAACGTTCTTGTAATGAATTAGTTAGCTCTCTTTTTAGATGAGATCAAAGATAATGTAACTTaacagtgtatatatatatatatatatatatatatatatatatatatatatatatatatatatatatatatatatatatatatatatatatatataaatttttttattatttttaattaataatcaaaTATATAGcgcatattttataatattataaaacataaatttaaaaaaataaattcatattattaataaataggaacttaattaattattattggcCACAATTTTGGGTGAATCTCAATTTTTCTGAGTTAATTGCTTGATATTCAATggcttattaaattttaataagtaaaaaAATATCTAAAATTAATAACAAGTCGTTGTAGTATAGTGGTGAGTATTCCCGCCTGTCACGCGGGTGACCCGGGTTCGATCCCCGGCAACGGCGTTTCATTTTTTATTACTTCTGATAACGTTTTTTGACTGgaaatttcctttattttttattaggaGATAGGAGTAATTATGATTAAAAATTTCCCTATAAGAATTAAGAAAACTAATTAAATAacctaatttttataaaaaaataataattaattaaatatagagAAAGTGATAaggaaaaaataaatatattgagaATAATCATAGATGAGgataaagttaaaaaaattaatattttcttaactttttgaaaaaataaggtaaaaaaatatttttaaaacattACTCAAAATACGACAGAATCGGTATAatcaaataatatataaatacattcaatttaatattgatgaaatttaaatttaaaactccttaattttagtgtctcaattttattcaattatttttttgctCTCCTTAACTTTTAGAGAgagaaaatctttttttttttcttggattACAGGCATGTTCTTCTGTGATCACTCAGTTGTCCCCTGTTTCTTTCAGAAAGGGACAACCTTCCCTCCCCTTGCTAGACGTGAAATCACCTCTATCACCTTTGGATGGGTTTGTGAATAGTTTTGATCTGAGTTGTGCTAGTAGTAACATGCTATATAATTTCATACAAGTGATTTTAGTAGTGAttgtttaaaaatatatttaaatgaaaatttctaaATGAATAGTCAATATGAGACATGATGAATTAAAgtacataaaaatatttaattacattttatttcaTTAGGTTTtactaaatataacttaaatttatgCAAAAACTACTAGTTTAGAAataaaatcaagaactataaagtAAATAACACTTCAAATTCTTTAAAATCTCACAACTCTGGACTTGCTATAAGAAATAAACTTGCTAATTAATGTTAAAGCATAATCAATCAAAGATGGCAAGTTTCAGGAAGTTTTAGTTTACCCATATTTGGGAATGCCTGTCTAGAGTTTTTCAAGCTCATAAAACTGCAAATTCTATAGTACTCTATTAATTGATACATAATTGTTAGGTTAGGAATCACATCATAGCCTTGACATTGAAATTTCTAACTTCAGTTCCAAAGATGTGGGAAGACAATGGAACAAACACAAACCACGAGCCAGAACAAGTAATGTAAATAATCAGAATTCCTGGTTTAACATGAAACAACAATATTGCACAGCCAAAAACTGCACGTTTGATGCCTTTGAGGCTTGGATATAGCAGAACAGCAAAATCGGCCTTCACAGTCAACAAATCAAAAAGTTATGACAAATGTGAAAATAATTGAAAGAAATTAGGTCGGATGACTTACGATTATGGTAACAAAGTTGAGTAAGCACTAACTAAGTGAATTAAGTCAGTTAAAAGATAACCAATTTCACTAAGTCGATTTGATATAGCTCCACATAGATAAGATTGTTTGTATTTATTGTTTGATAAAGACAGACAATGATATCCACCAACCGTTCCAATAAAAGGGATTCTATTAGACCAGACTCGTCAATACTAACAGTATTAACCTTACTATACTTCATAAATAATTTGTCATGATAACTTATTCAATGTGCCTCAGTTTGACTCACTGTATGAGAGACATTCCCCCTTTTTATTTAATCGAAAGATATCGTTCATTAGATGAAAGAAAGTCTTGAGCTCAATACGTTTAGTCCATCAAAGatccaataaataaataaatacaaagaGAAGCGCCACCTATAATCTAACTATTGTGGACCAGAAACAAGGATCCAACCCAAAACAGTTCAGGAGAGATCGGAAGCCCACATAAGAAACGTTAGGGATTTTGTACCCAATCCACCAACAAGACAATGAGTAGCCGGGGTTGAAGAAGAATCAGCGCCGCCATCTCCAAACAGGAACAGGCCAAACACCCCAAGGAAGACAACAACTAGATGAACAATGAGGGAACCAACTAAGGTTTTAAAGCCGTTAAATTAAAAGGTTTCCCGATTACACCAATTTTAAGGTCTCTCGCAAGTTAAAGATGACTCACAAACAATGGCCGAAAACTAGAGCCAAGGAAAGTCGGACAAGCTTTCCTTTCTCTTATTGCAGCCCCTTCAAGTAAAAATGTTCAGTATTCATCAATAGCTATTccaaattgaatatttatttggTTTTAGAACTTTCCCATTGCTGGAATGGGAAAGCTATTGCCCAACAAATTCATTAAGGATCATCATATCCTATGAGAAATCACTAAAGAAATCTAGACATGTAAAATAAGTCCACCAATTACTATTGAATTGTATTGCTAGATTTTGTACAAAACTAAGCTTCAATAGAACTATATAAAGAAAAGTTTCAACTTTTCAAGTAAATATACAAAACAAACAATTGATAATACAGTGCATTAGTTTTGCCTATAAGCGATGTAATTAGCCAAAGCAATCAATGGAGCTGCCTTCTCAGGATCGAATCCAGCCAGCTGCCCCTGAGCTTCCTTATTCAGCTTCTCTGCAAATTCCCTTGATTTCTTAATCCCCAGAAGTTTGGGATATGTAACATTATCTGCCACCAAGTCCTTGCCTGCAGTTTTCCCCAATTCTTGGGATGATTTAGTCACATCAAGAATATCATCCACCACCTGAAACAACAACCCAATATCTCTCGCATATTTCCTCAACTTTTCCACTTCCTTATCGGTCCCTCCACCCAATATGGCCCCTAACACCACCGCCCCCTCCAGTAACTTGGCGGTCTTGTGAACATGAATAAATTCAAGCTTTTCTAAACCCACCTCAGATAAGCCCTCAGATCTTATATCAACTACTTTGCCAGCAACTAGCCCTTCTGCACCAATAGCCCTCGCCAATTCCCCAACTGCCTGGACAATTCTAGCAGGGGAAACATTTAAAGTAGAAACAGCGATGTGTTCAAAGGCGAATGCTAAGAGTGCGTCACCGGCAAGAACCGCCACATCCTCTCCAAACACGATGTGATTGGTGGGCTTTCCACGGCGGAGATTATCGTTGTCCATGCAAGGGAGGTCATCATGTATAAGAGACATGGTATGGATCTTTTCCACGGCGCAAGCAGCGGGCATCGCCATGGAATCGTTCCCACCAACAAGCTCACGCGCAGCGAGGCATAGTGCTGGTCGGACCCTCTTGCTGCCGACCAAGAGGGAATACCGCATAGACTCATGAATTTTAGCAGGTTCACGGAGGGAAACAGAAGCTTCTAAAGCTTGGTTAATGGAAGTAGCCTTTTGGGATATGtaattgttagcataattacagcaattagtatgattataggagatttatatagcataattatagtaattatcatgattataagagatttgtgtagcatagttatagcaattattattcttgtctaaattagctcatattctcatgtataaatagatataatatctctgtaaataagatacagacaaatacacaatcatttcctttattacttgtattctttcttctaacatggtatcaaaGCCGTAAAgtttttatttctagtttctggagtctctcttctctctctataacctattctggttcattctttcattcatgttattataccattttttttttctcctcatcttgttatcaatggagaaatctgatatttcataacctattgcaacagttctgatTGGTTCTAACTATAATCTTTGGATTCAAGGAATGAAAAtttttttgataggtcgcaagTTTTGGCGTATTGTTACCAGAGATATCACTACGCCAACAAGAGAGAACGATAAAgctgatgcaaaatttgctgatcgtcttgaggattgggatagtaaaaatcatcagatcatcactTGGTTTCGCAATATctctgtctcgtccatccacatccaatttgctaattatgactctgcaaaagaaatttggaattttttggctaatcgatatcagactattggacttgcccactattatcagttaTGGACTACTCTTtataatctgaaacaagaagcaggtcaatctatgaatgattttcttgcccaagtcaacccatttggaatcaaatatctcaggccaaaattagtgaagatcatcttcatctcattcaagttctaatggcttttcgatcagaatatgaggccgttcgagcgtccctactacatcgaaatccactcccatcattggatactgctattcaagagattatttttgaagagactcgtcctagtttggataaaactcctcaatttgaaactgctcttgcaactactcgatccttacatcagaaatctggcaatcaactctgtaagaattaTAATCAAActggtcatgcttttgcatattgtcctactatagaatgcagatattgtcatggttacggtcatattcttgaacattgtcccacacgccctCTAAGActaaaaggagggcattctaaattcaagaatgtctcaaagcctggatcttcctctgtcactgctgttgctgttgctgctactgagggTTCTACTACCAttaccatgagtgatcttgaggcactattcaaacaggttatctcttctaattctcctgctgtCATGTCTGCCACTctgggtaattcttattggctttttgactttgcatgttgtaatcatatgaccactaatcttaaattcttgtcctctgcaaaacctgtatcttccttaccaccaatccatactgcaaatggtactaaaatgaacatcacacatactggtcatgtgtctacctcaaatcttcatctccctgacacctattatatccctaatttggcactaaatcttatttctgttggtcagttgtgtgaaaaaggactaaatgttattttttctccccatggtgtctaggtacaggatccacaaatgggacagattcttggggaggatcgcagagtgggtcgattatttgagcttgcatctttacattttcctcagagatttgtgtctgcagctacaatccctaattccttcATTCACCAATGGCttcttcgtcttggtcatgcttctgctagtaaaattcaacctttaatttctcgtggattattaggatctactaagtttgagtcatttaattgtttaaattgtcagcttgcaaaacaacatgcattatctttttctcataataatactacttcagacactccttttggtttaattcattctgacatttgtggtccttctcctatttcttcaataaatggttttcgttattttgtgatatctattgatgattattctctgtTTACttagatatattttttgaaacatcgatctaagttatcacaaatttacatcacatttgcaaaaatgattaaaactcagttttcttgtgacattaaaattctccgaacagacaatgccatggaatatcgggattcttctttacttcagtttcttagtcaacaaggcaccgttgtttAACGTTCTTGTTCTCACACCTCTTaacagaatgggcgagccgaaCGCAAGTATCGCCATATTCTCGattctgtacgtactcttcttctttctgcctcatgtccagaaaaattttagGGAGAAGCAGTTtttcatgctgtttatattattaaccgtcttcctaccttggttcttcataatttatctccttttgaaaagttgtttggacaacctcctgactattccatccttaaaccttttggatgtgtttcttttgttcttttacaacctcatgaaaataccaaattagaaccccgtgctcgtctatgttgttttcttggttatggtattgaacacaaagggtatcgttgttgggatcctgtttcttgtaagttacg
This sequence is a window from Hevea brasiliensis isolate MT/VB/25A 57/8 chromosome 10, ASM3005281v1, whole genome shotgun sequence. Protein-coding genes within it:
- the LOC110669977 gene encoding UPF0496 protein At2g18630 produces the protein MMGGQSSKKKGVEPPPPLQMNSNSQYTADLRSYEDACKLDPDLQSFDATLHERTNRIINTLATGAGFRSLSFDSLKEVTNSLLDINQDVVEVILQSKEDIWKNKDLFALVEEYFDNSARTLDFCTALENCLKRARNSQLIIQVALRQFEEEVAFQDGVADKKYVKTLEELGKFKAVGDPFTEDFFVLFQSVYRQQQSLLEKLTLQKKKLDKKLKNMKAWRRVSNVLFVAAFVSVLIFSVVAAAIAAPPLVTALAGALAVPIGSVGKWCNSLWNSYMKEVKGQKELASSMHVRTFIVIKDMDNIRLLVNKLELEIESLLQNASIALMEEDALKLVIDEIKKKLDVFMQAIEDLGEHANKCSRDITQARTVISQRIIRYLDR
- the LOC110669986 gene encoding geranylgeranyl pyrophosphate synthase, chloroplastic-like, giving the protein YANNYISQKATSINQALEASVSLREPAKIHESMRYSLLVGSKRVRPALCLAARELVGGNDSMAMPAACAVEKIHTMSLIHDDLPCMDNDNLRRGKPTNHIVFGEDVAVLAGDALLAFAFEHIAVSTLNVSPARIVQAVGELARAIGAEGLVAGKVVDIRSEGLSEVGLEKLEFIHVHKTAKLLEGAVVLGAILGGGTDKEVEKLRKYARDIGLLFQVVDDILDVTKSSQELGKTAGKDLVADNVTYPKLLGIKKSREFAEKLNKEAQGQLAGFDPEKAAPLIALANYIAYRQN